GGTGGCGGGGACGGACTGACGCCCGGGTCCGGGGGTGGGTCCTGCTGGTCAGCGTGTCGATGCCGGGGTTGAGGGCGGGGACCGAGCCGAGCGTGCCGACGTCCGGGCCGAAGACGGTGACGGCGACCGAGCCCGGGGTGTCGATGAAGCCGACGTCCAGGGAGAGCCGGTCGACGGTGGCCGGCACCACGAAGGAGCCGGCGATCGCTCCGGTGAACCGCCGGCTGCCGGACAGCACCGGGGACGTCCGGCGTGCTCGAGCGGCCGGACGGTGATCGAGGGCCACGTAGAATGACGGTCGCCTACTGTGCGTACTCATAACGTCACGCGGTCATGTCGCCGGAACCGGATCGCGCCGGCCCTCGTTGACCGGAGCGATGGAGGAGAACGAGGCGCGCCAGATCACCGACCGGCTGCGGGACCGCGGCGTCGATGCGCACATGGAGCGGGCCGGCATCTACCAGTTCGGCGTACGGATCTCGCTGCCCGACGGGCGGCAGGCGGTCTGGGACTCCGACGGCACGGCCGGGCTCGAGGCCCAGGTGATGAAGGACGGGATGCTCGTCGGCTTCGTGCCCTCGATCGACGGCTCCGAGGACTTCGACGAGGCCCAGACGATCGAGGCCATGCTGCACACCGACTACGACCAGCCGATCGCCCGCCGGCGCAGCACGCCGGTGCCGGCGGCCGCGCCGCTGCCCCGCCAGGGCGGGGTCTTCCGCCGCTTCCTCGGCGGCTTCCGGGAACGCTGAGCGCGCCTCCCGTCCGGACCGCCGAAGCCGCCGCCCGGCCCGCCGCGTGCGCCTCTCCGGACGCCGACGGGGACCGTCGGCGTCCACCTCGGCCTGACCGAGGAGTTCCGGGAGGTCCCTGTACCGCTGCGATCCGACCCGGACCACCGCCGGACCATCGGGCCGCAGAAGTGCCTGGTCCGAGCCTGCGGTCATGTCCCCCCGGGCGGCCGGGGAGGTGTACTCGAGGCAGGAAATGGCCGGATCGTCTTAGGACCATGGTGCACTGGGGCGGCGACCACTACGGCGAACAGACTTCAGGTGTCCGGACCGAGCAGGCATTTGGCCTCACAGGTCCATTGATCCTCAGGGAGTCGTCGTGAACAAGACCGTCCGCTGGGCCGCCGGAGCTGCCACCCTCGTCGCCGCGGCCGGCGTCAGCCTGCTGCCCACCGCGACCGCCTCCGCCGCCGTCCCGGCCCCGCCCGGCTTCACCTGCCCGGCGGGCAGCGACACCTACGACGTCCCCTCCACGATCACCGGCCCGAACCAGCCCGCCCTGGCCGGCACCGTCTGCACCTTCGCCGGCACCACCGCGTTCCGCTCGGTGAGCAAGAACGGCGGCTGGCGCGTCCAGGTCAACTCCGCCTTCGGCTCCAGGACCACCAACGTCATGTTCTACGAGCCCAGCTTCAACAACGCCAAGATCCAGGTCCAGGCCCAGAACGGGCGCGTCGTCATCAAGAAGTAGCCCCGCCCACACCCTGGAGCCCGCGGCGGACCGCGATCAGCCCCGCCCGCGGCGGACCGCGATCAGCCCCGCCCGCGGCGGACCGCGATCAGCCCCGCCCGCGGCCGGCAGCAGACCCGCGCCGAGCGCGCCCTGGTCCTCAATGCCGGACGTGTCCCGCAGCGGCCGGTCGGATGGGAGTGCCGGCACACCGGCGTGCTGGACAGCGACGGCCCGCAGATCCTGCTCCTGCTCAGACGTCCTCGGCGGGCATCGGCTGTCCTGGCCGGTACATCTGGGCCGGCTTGGTGCCGGCCGCCTGGCCGCCGTCGATCGGGATGACGGCGCCGGTGACGAAGGAGGACCGGTCCGAGCAGAGCCAGAGGACGACGTCCGCGACCTCCTCCGACCGTCCGATCCGGCGCATCGGGGTCGCCTGGCCGGCCCGGCGCTGGGCCTCCTGGCCGGCGGCCTCCAGATGGTGGGTGAGGATGGGACCCGGCGCCACGACGTTGACCCGGATCCCCTGGTCCGCGTAGTCCAGCGCGGCGACCTTGGTCAGCCCGATGATGCCGGCCTTGCCGGCGACGTACCCGGCGAGGTTGGCGACGCCGTAGAGGCCGGCGCCCGAGGCCATGTTGACGATCGTGCCGCCGCCGCCGAGCATCGCCCGGATCTGGTACTTCATGCCGAGGAACGTGCCGCGGATGTTCGTCGCGATCGCCCGGTCGAACTCCGCCGGGTCGAGGTCGGCCAACGGCGCCGGCGGCGGCCCGTCGGTGGCGTTGTTGAACGCGGCGTCCAGGCGGCCGAAGGTCTCCACCGCCTGCCGGACCAGGTTCTCGGCCGAGGCCGGGTCTGCGACGTCCGTCCGTACGGCGAGCGCCCGCCCACCGGACTCCCGGATCTCTGCAGCCACCGTCTGCAGCGCCTCCTCGTCGCGAGCACCGAGCACGACCGCGGCCCCGGCCCCGGCGAAGGCCCGCGCGGTCGTCGCGCCGATACCGCGACTGGCCCCGGCGACCAGCGCCACCTTCCCGGCGAACGGCGGTGGGACGGGGACGGGCTGCGCGCTGGACATCGAAGCTCCCTGGGTCGGCCGTGCTGTCGGCGGCGATCACCGCCACCGGTCCGATCGTCGCGCGCCCCCGGACCCCGCGTCGTCAGCCGACGAACGGCCTTCCGCTACGCCGCCCGACGTAGACGGTCCGGCCGTCGTACGACGGCCGCCGTAGGCCCGGAGAGAGGATTCGATGCGCGACGGGGTAGCCGGCTCGACCCACTGCACCCGCCGCGACCTCAGACCGATCCCTGGATCCGCCGACCGTCGTTGGCGGCCCGGCCTCTTCCAGGACATCGGCGTCGAGCCCTCGCGCCCGACGCGCCTAGACCTGGACTGTCGTGCGGCCCGCGGCGGCGGCCTTGCGGACCGAGCGGCGGCGCAGGTAGCGCTGCGCTCTCCGCGCATAGAACGGCAGCAGCTCGGGACCGCTCGCCAGCCGTGCGACCCGCACGGCCCACGGGGTCACCTGCTTCTGCACTGCGAACCCGTTCGGTCCGATCCAGTACCGGTCCGCGTCCAGCACACCGATGTCCGGCCCCCGCATGGTGCGCTTCTGCAGATGGATCAGCAGCGCGGTCCGCCGGCTGACGATGCCGCGTTCGACGCGGTACTCGCAGAGCTCGCCGTCCTCCCAGGCGTACCGGCGCGGGTCGCGGCCGGGCGGGGACTCGGCGCGGGTGCGGTACCGGCGGAAGGACAGGTCGAAGATCACGTCCTGCTGCCAGGACCGTACGCCGAGATCCCCGACGATGTAGTAGATCCCCGCCCACTCGTCGAAGTGCATCGCCTCGGGCCGGGTCAGCGCGTCCCGGTAGCTGACCTTGCCCACCTCGTGGCGGTACCAGCCGGCTACTTGCGGGGTGTTGCGGTACAGCTGGAAGTTGCCGTGGAAGAGGATCTTGTCGGCCTCGTACGCGGCCGCCGGCAGGTGGTCGCGGATCCGTCCGAAGATCAGGTCCAGGTCGCAGTAGCCCCAGAAGTCGTACCCGGCCAGGTCGTCGGCGAGGATCTCGCCGAACGCCGGCCTGAAGTCGCACACCTTGTACGGCCGCTCCAGCGAGACCGGGAAGTCGAAGTGGCTCCGGATCCGCGTCACCAGGTCCTCGAATCGGCACACCCGCACGGCGACGTTCGGCGGCGCATCCGGCACCGGCTGGTCGGTCAGCAGCAGCCAGGAGACGTCGGGGTTGCCGGCCATGCTGCGCAACGTCAGTGGGAAGTACGCCGGCAGGCCGCCGAAATGCGTGGCCACCAGCCGGATGGACGGCTCGATCATGGTCGAGACGCTAATACCTCGCATGATCCGGCCAGGACGAGCGGGAGATCGGCCGGCGGATCCGGCCGGCCCTGTCGGCCGGCCGGATCCCTGCCACCGGAGTGTTACTCGAGCACGAAGGTCACCAGCAGGTTGACCTTGTAGCCGGTGATGGAGCCTCCGTCCGCCACCTGGACCTCCTGTTCCTTCACCCAGGCCGATCGCACACCCCGCAGCGACTGGGTCGCCCGCTCCAGGCCGATCTTGATCGCGTCCTCGAAGCTGGTGTCGGACGTCGCGCTGATCTCGGTCACCCGGGCGACTGTTCCGGCCATGACATTCCTCCTCGCGTCGGCGGTGACGTGCAGACACGAGGCCTACCCGTGATGGCCGTGGACAGTCGAGCGTCATTCGCCGGCGCGCCTGACCGTGCGCCCGCGAGTGGGAGCGGTGCCTGTCTTCCACACCTCGATCCCGGCGGCGGAGGTGTCTCCGCGCCGGGCGCGGGTAGCCCGCAGGCAGGCGCACCGGCGTGTCGCCGACGTTTCCGACGGTGCCGGCGCGGACCGGTCTTCGGCGCTGCAGACCGCGTGGCGCCGGAGGGTCCCCGCCGGGCGGAGTCCCCGGTGCAGCAGCCGTGCCGGGCCGACCTGCCCGGGTAGGCGGTCGTGGTGCCGGGCTGTCAGCGGCTTCGGGCCCCGGCCCGGAGCCGGTGGGGATCGACATCGCGCTGCGGTCGCCGGTCACGGTATTCGGCCTCGAGCTCGGCCATGCGCCGGGTGTGCTGGGCCAGTGCGTCGTCCGAGCCGTGCAGGAACGTGTCGTTGCGGGTCTGATGCAGGCTGGTCAGCTCCCGCAGCAGGGCCTCGTCGGACAGATCGGTCGCTGGGGCGCGGGAATGGTCGGTCATGCCTGCCTCCTCGGGATCCGCAGATCTCTGAGTCTCGTCCGCAACCGGGCCTTGCGGTCTGTCGATGACCGGATACCCGGGACTGGGCAGGCTGAACGTCTGGTGAGGAACACTCCGCCGGCGTCGTCCGCGGAAGGAGTCTCCCTGCTGATGCACCCGGCCCTGTCCACGACCGCGACGAGTTCAGCCCGCTGGTCGCCGACCTCCGGGCGACACCCGCTACGCCACCGTCACCTCAGGTCCGAGGCCGGTTCCGGCACGAGCCGCACGCCGACCGCCTCTGGACGCCGTGCAGGCGCGGTCGGACCGGAGAAGAAGCGCGCCATCCAGATCTCCCGGAGCACGGAGGCCGGCGTGGCTCCGGCGGAGTCGTCCACCTCGAGCTGGCTCGGCAGAACGGACAACATCCCCTCGAGCATCGCCCGGGTGTAGTCCCGGCCGCGCCGCCCGCGGCTGTCCTTGTCGACGCGGACACCCCTCCGGGCGAGGATCGCCGCCGTGGCCACCGCGAGCTCGGCGGCGCTGAGGACGCTGCTGCCGCGGCGCACGGCCCGGTGATGCCCGGTGGCCCGGACGATCGCCGCGGCATCCCGCACCACGGCCGCAGCCAGCTCGGGCGGCAACCGGTCGACGATGTCCGGGGCTGGCCGGACCGGTCCACCGGGCCGGCCGCTTCGGTGCCCGTTCATGCTGGGACCTCCTCGCAGTGCGGCATACCCGGGTATCCGGCGTTTCTCACCCGATCAGCCACCGCCCGAGGCGCTGGCACCGAGGTGGGCCAGCACCCCGGTGAGCGAGCCCGGATCCCCGCCGAGTCGCCGCCGGTCGTCACCCGGGCTCGCCCCGCCGCTTCCGGTTCACGATCACGGCGAGGTCGAGCAGCGCGACCACTGCCAGGACCGCGAACACCCACCCGGCGACGGCGAGGCCGGCCGCGAAGGACAACGCCGCCGCCCCGGCGCAGACCACCAGACCGAACACGGCGAGCACGGCGCGCAGGGTCAGCGCACTGCGCGCGGGCGGCGCGCCGGCCAGACCGGCCGTCGGGTCGTGGTAGTCCTCGAGCCCCTGTTCGTACTCGTCGCGGCTGCGCCGCCGTCCCCTGGCCATGGCGGTCGGTATGCCCGCGCCGCAGGCGTCCATGCCCGCCGGCGGCGCAACGCCTGTCGAGCGCCGATCGACCACGCGGACGACGCGGACCGACCGCCGCGCGGCACTGTCCCACCGCCGACGGGGCGGCACCGGAGATCCGGCGCCGCCCCGTCGTACGTCAGACGCGGGCTAGATGGATGGCACCATCCACGAGAGCACCGCGGTCGACTGCAGGAAGACGATCGCGACCATCACCGCGAGCAGCAGGATGCTCCAGCCGATCACCTTGCGGAACAGCTCGCCCTCGCGCCCGGCCATCCCCACCGCGGCGGCGGCGATCGCCAGGTTCTGCGGCGAGACCATCTTGCCGAGCACGCCGCCGGAGCTGTTGCCGGCCGCCATGAGGAGCGGATCCAGCCCGGCCTTGCCGGCCGCGCTCACCTGCAGAGCGCCGAACAGCGAGTTGGACGACGTGTCCGATCCGGTCACCGCAACGCCGAGCCAGCCGAGGATCGGTGACAACAGCGCGAACGCCCCGCCGGCTCCGGCCAGCCAGTTGCCCAGCGTCGCGGTCTGACCGGACGTGTTCATCACGTACGCGAGCGCGAGCACGGCCATGACCGTCACGATCGCGGTCCACAGCTGCTTGTACGTGTTGACGTAGGCGACCAGCGCCCGGCTGGCCGAGATCTTCAGCACCGGGATCGTGATCAGGCCGGCGATGAGCAGCAGCGTGCCGCTCGCGGCCAGCCAGTTGAACGTGAAGTTCGGGATCGTCGAGACCTTGCCGTTGGCACTGATGATGTGCAGCCCCGGCCAGTGGAAGATCCTCGTGGTCTTGGCGATCTGCGGCTTGATGCCCGGCAGCTGGGCGATGACGAAGACCGCGATGATGATCAGGTACGGCGAGTAGGCCCGCCAGATCTCCTTGGGGGTGTCGGGGATGCCGGAGCCGGCGTTGGCGGGCGGGATCTCGCCGATCGGCTCGTCGATGCGGGGACGCCGGCGACCGCCGGTCGTGGTGGTGGTCATGGTGTCGCCCGACTCGCGCTCGGCGGTGGCGGTGGCCGTACGGGTGCCGCGGCCGGTCGCGACGACCTCGTCCTCGTCGGTGTCGACGAACGTGCCGGCCGGCTGCCAGACCCGGACCAGCAGCACGACGGCGCCCGCGGACAGCAGCGACGCGAAGATGTCGGCCAGCGGGACGGAGATGAAGTTCGAGGCGAGGTACTGGAACAGGCCGAACACGACGCCGCAGAGCAGGGCGGCGGGCCAGACGTCCCGGAGGCCGCGCTTGCGGTCGACGATGAAGACCAGGCACAGCGGCACGAAGATGGAGACGATCGGGGTCTGCCGGCCGACCATCGAGCCGAGGTTGTCCTGGCTGATGCCGGTGACCGTGGACAGCGTGGTGATCGGCACCGCCAGCGCGCCGAACGCGACCGGCGCGGTGTTCGCGACCAGCGCGACCGTGGCGGCCTTCAGCGGCTTGAAGCCCAGCGCGATCAGCATGACCGAGGTGATCGCCACCGGCGTGCCGAAGCCGGCCAGCGCCTCCAGCAGCGCGCCGAAGCAGAACGTGATCAGCACGGCCTGGATCCGCATGTCGTCGCTGATCGTCGCGAACGACCGGCGCAACACGTCGAAGTGACCGGTCTCGACGGTCATGTTGTAGATCCAGATCGCGTTGACGACGATCCAGAGGATGGGGAAGAACCCGTAGACGGCGCCTTCTGTGCCGGCCAGCAGGGACTGACCCAACGGCATCGGGTATACGAACACCGCGACGATGATCGCGACGAGCAGGGACAGCAGAGCGGCGATCCAGGCCCGCATCCGCAGCACACCGAGCAGCACGAACAGTGCCACCAAGGGTAAGACCGCGAAAAGCGAGCTCCAGCCGAGCGAATCGGCTACCGGATCAAGGACCTGGCGGTACATCGGCGTCCACCTTCCAGCGACGGTCCCCCCGTGTCGGGCACATACGCGTTACGGGCTGATACGTGTCCCGGGTCACCCCGGTTCGATCACAAAACCTGGACTGTCAGCGTTTTCACGGGCAGCCCGCGCAGGGACGCGTCGAGGACCTCGACGGTGTGCGCGAGCGCGATGCTGGCGTCGCGACGGCGCAACGCAGCGGCCACCTGCATGAGGCAGCCCGGGTTGGCGGTGACGAGGAGTTCGGCACCGGTGGCGAGCACGTTGGCGGCCTTGCGGTCGCCGAGCTGCGCGGCCGGCTCGGGATTCAGCAGGTTGTAGACACCGGCGGAGCCACAGCACAGCTCCGCCTCGGCGATCTCCTTCAGTTCCAGTCCGGGAATCCCCGTGAGCAGCTGACGGGGCTGGGTCCGCACGCCCTGGGCATTGGAGAGGTGACAGGCGTCGTGGTAGGCGATGGTCACCGGCAGCGGGTGCCGCTCCGCGGCCGGGCCGAGCTCGGTCAGCAGCTCGGTGACGTCCCGGACCTTGGCCGCGAACGCCTTCGCGCGCTCGGCGTAGGCCGGGTCGTCGGCGAGCAGGTCCGCGTACTCCTTCATGGAGGAGCCGCAGCCGGCCGCATTCACCACGATCCGCTCGACCCCGGCGTCGGTGAACGCGTCGATCAGCTTGCGGGCGAAGCCCTGCGCCTCCGGCTCGCGTCCGTTGTGGACGGACAGGGCGCCGCAGCAGCCCTGCTTGCGCGGGATGACGACGTCACAGCCCTCCAGCGCCAGCACCCGCGCGGTGGCCGCGTTGACGCCCGGGAAGAACGCGCCCTGCACGCAGCCGACGAGCATGCCGACCGTCATCCGCCTGGTCCCGCGCGCGGTGACCAGTTCGGGCAGCTTCGTGGCGCGGGTGATCCGCGGCGCGATGTCCTCCATCGTGGCCAGCATCGGCGCCAGCCGCTGCAGCAACCCGCTGCGGCGCACCAGACCCTGGACCCCCGAGCGCTGGTAGGCCGCCAGCGGCCCGCGCAGCAGCCGCAGCCGCTTCGGGTACGGGAACAGCGCGAAGATCGCCTCCCGCAGGGCCCGGTCCTTGGGGGAGCGGTGGTGGTTGCGCTCGACCTGGGCCCGGGTCGCCTCGATGAGCTTGTCGTACTGCACGCCGGACGGGCAGGCCGGGACGCAGGCCATGCAGCCGAGGCAGGCGTCGAAGTGGCCGACCATCGAGTCCGACAGCGGCTCGCCGGACAGAGCTTCGTTCATCAGGTAGATCCGGCCGCGGGGGGAGTCCATCTCTTCGCCCCACAGCGCGTACGTCGGGCAGGTCGGCAGGCAGAATCCGCAGTGCACGCAGTCCGCGACCAGCGCCGGGTCCGGCGGCCGGTGCGCGTCGAAGGCGGGCATGCCCAGCGCGACCGGCTCGCCCTGACTGGACCCGGGCGCGTCCCCGGTGCCGTGGGTGGCGTC
The sequence above is drawn from the Mycobacteriales bacterium genome and encodes:
- a CDS encoding SDR family NAD(P)-dependent oxidoreductase, producing the protein MSSAQPVPVPPPFAGKVALVAGASRGIGATTARAFAGAGAAVVLGARDEEALQTVAAEIRESGGRALAVRTDVADPASAENLVRQAVETFGRLDAAFNNATDGPPPAPLADLDPAEFDRAIATNIRGTFLGMKYQIRAMLGGGGTIVNMASGAGLYGVANLAGYVAGKAGIIGLTKVAALDYADQGIRVNVVAPGPILTHHLEAAGQEAQRRAGQATPMRRIGRSEEVADVVLWLCSDRSSFVTGAVIPIDGGQAAGTKPAQMYRPGQPMPAEDV
- a CDS encoding dodecin family protein; translation: MAGTVARVTEISATSDTSFEDAIKIGLERATQSLRGVRSAWVKEQEVQVADGGSITGYKVNLLVTFVLE
- a CDS encoding heterodisulfide reductase-related iron-sulfur binding cluster — translated: MSVDATHGTGDAPGSSQGEPVALGMPAFDAHRPPDPALVADCVHCGFCLPTCPTYALWGEEMDSPRGRIYLMNEALSGEPLSDSMVGHFDACLGCMACVPACPSGVQYDKLIEATRAQVERNHHRSPKDRALREAIFALFPYPKRLRLLRGPLAAYQRSGVQGLVRRSGLLQRLAPMLATMEDIAPRITRATKLPELVTARGTRRMTVGMLVGCVQGAFFPGVNAATARVLALEGCDVVIPRKQGCCGALSVHNGREPEAQGFARKLIDAFTDAGVERIVVNAAGCGSSMKEYADLLADDPAYAERAKAFAAKVRDVTELLTELGPAAERHPLPVTIAYHDACHLSNAQGVRTQPRQLLTGIPGLELKEIAEAELCCGSAGVYNLLNPEPAAQLGDRKAANVLATGAELLVTANPGCLMQVAAALRRRDASIALAHTVEVLDASLRGLPVKTLTVQVL
- a CDS encoding DUF6158 family protein, whose protein sequence is MTDHSRAPATDLSDEALLRELTSLHQTRNDTFLHGSDDALAQHTRRMAELEAEYRDRRPQRDVDPHRLRAGARSR
- a CDS encoding DUF6343 family protein encodes the protein MARGRRRSRDEYEQGLEDYHDPTAGLAGAPPARSALTLRAVLAVFGLVVCAGAAALSFAAGLAVAGWVFAVLAVVALLDLAVIVNRKRRGEPG
- a CDS encoding L-lactate permease — translated: MYRQVLDPVADSLGWSSLFAVLPLVALFVLLGVLRMRAWIAALLSLLVAIIVAVFVYPMPLGQSLLAGTEGAVYGFFPILWIVVNAIWIYNMTVETGHFDVLRRSFATISDDMRIQAVLITFCFGALLEALAGFGTPVAITSVMLIALGFKPLKAATVALVANTAPVAFGALAVPITTLSTVTGISQDNLGSMVGRQTPIVSIFVPLCLVFIVDRKRGLRDVWPAALLCGVVFGLFQYLASNFISVPLADIFASLLSAGAVVLLVRVWQPAGTFVDTDEDEVVATGRGTRTATATAERESGDTMTTTTTGGRRRPRIDEPIGEIPPANAGSGIPDTPKEIWRAYSPYLIIIAVFVIAQLPGIKPQIAKTTRIFHWPGLHIISANGKVSTIPNFTFNWLAASGTLLLIAGLITIPVLKISASRALVAYVNTYKQLWTAIVTVMAVLALAYVMNTSGQTATLGNWLAGAGGAFALLSPILGWLGVAVTGSDTSSNSLFGALQVSAAGKAGLDPLLMAAGNSSGGVLGKMVSPQNLAIAAAAVGMAGREGELFRKVIGWSILLLAVMVAIVFLQSTAVLSWMVPSI
- a CDS encoding DUF6625 family protein — translated: MIEPSIRLVATHFGGLPAYFPLTLRSMAGNPDVSWLLLTDQPVPDAPPNVAVRVCRFEDLVTRIRSHFDFPVSLERPYKVCDFRPAFGEILADDLAGYDFWGYCDLDLIFGRIRDHLPAAAYEADKILFHGNFQLYRNTPQVAGWYRHEVGKVSYRDALTRPEAMHFDEWAGIYYIVGDLGVRSWQQDVIFDLSFRRYRTRAESPPGRDPRRYAWEDGELCEYRVERGIVSRRTALLIHLQKRTMRGPDIGVLDADRYWIGPNGFAVQKQVTPWAVRVARLASGPELLPFYARRAQRYLRRRSVRKAAAAGRTTVQV